A single region of the Pseudomonas granadensis genome encodes:
- a CDS encoding DNA translocase FtsK produces the protein MRRKRSVLKKSTEAPKTVVPLWRQQLHYRLKEGALIAIGALCLFLMMALLTYGKDDPGWSHNSKIDDVQNFGGPAGSYSADILFMVLGYFAYIFPLLLAIKAYQIFRQRHEPWQWSGWLFSWRLIGLVFLVLSGAALAHLHFHAASGLPAGAGGALGESLGNLAKNALNIQGSTLLFIALFLFGLTVFTDLSWFKVMDITGKITLDLFELFQGALNRWWAARTERKQLVAQLREVDDRVHDVVAPTVTDKREQAKVKERLIEREQALSKHMSDREKQVPPVIAPAPAKAPEPSKRVQKEKQVPLFVDSAVEGTLPPISILDPAEKKQLNYSPESLAAVGHLLEIKLKEFGVEVAVDSIHPGPVITRYEIQPAAGVKVSRIANLAKDLARSLAVTSVRVVEVIPGKTTVGIEIPNEDRQIVRFSEVLSTPEYDNFKSPVTLALGHDIGGKPVITDLAKMPHLLVAGTTGSGKSVGVNAMILSILFKSGPEDAKLIMIDPKMLELSIYEGIPHLLCPVVTDMKDAANALRWSVAEMERRYKLMAKMGVRNLSGFNAKVKEAQDAGEPLSDPLYKRESIHDEAPLLQKLPTIVVVVDEFADMMMIVGKKVEELIARIAQKARAAGIHLILATQRPSVDVITGLIKANIPTRMAFQVSSKIDSRTIIDQGGAEQLLGHGDMLYMPPGTSLPIRVHGAFVSDDEVHRVVEAWKLRGAPEYNDDILNGVEEAGSGFEGSSGGGDGDDPEADALYDEAVQFVLESRRASISAVQRKLKIGYNRAARMIEAMEMAGVVTSMNTNGSREVLAPGPVRD, from the coding sequence GTGCGCAGGAAAAGAAGCGTTTTGAAGAAATCCACCGAAGCACCCAAAACAGTCGTTCCGCTCTGGCGTCAACAATTGCACTACCGGCTCAAGGAAGGTGCATTGATCGCCATCGGTGCCTTGTGCCTGTTCCTGATGATGGCTTTGCTGACCTACGGCAAGGACGATCCGGGCTGGAGCCACAACAGCAAGATCGATGACGTGCAGAATTTCGGCGGTCCGGCGGGCTCCTACAGCGCCGACATCCTGTTTATGGTGCTCGGTTACTTCGCCTACATCTTCCCGCTGTTGCTGGCGATCAAGGCGTATCAGATCTTCCGTCAGCGCCACGAGCCGTGGCAGTGGAGTGGCTGGCTGTTCTCCTGGCGCCTGATCGGTCTGGTATTTCTGGTGCTGTCCGGCGCGGCGCTTGCGCATCTGCATTTCCATGCGGCGTCCGGCCTGCCGGCGGGTGCTGGCGGTGCGTTGGGCGAAAGCCTCGGTAATCTGGCGAAGAATGCGCTGAACATTCAGGGCAGCACGCTGCTGTTCATCGCGCTGTTCCTGTTCGGTCTGACGGTGTTTACCGATCTGTCGTGGTTCAAGGTGATGGACATCACCGGCAAGATCACCCTCGACCTGTTTGAACTGTTTCAGGGCGCGCTCAATCGCTGGTGGGCGGCACGCACCGAACGCAAGCAACTGGTCGCGCAACTGCGAGAGGTCGACGATCGCGTGCATGATGTGGTGGCGCCAACGGTCACCGATAAGCGCGAACAGGCCAAGGTCAAAGAACGCCTGATCGAACGCGAGCAAGCCCTGAGCAAGCACATGTCCGATCGCGAGAAGCAGGTGCCGCCAGTGATCGCCCCGGCGCCGGCCAAAGCGCCCGAGCCAAGCAAGCGCGTGCAGAAAGAGAAGCAGGTGCCGTTGTTCGTCGACAGCGCCGTGGAAGGCACGTTGCCGCCGATCTCGATCCTCGATCCTGCGGAAAAGAAACAGCTCAATTACTCGCCGGAATCGCTTGCAGCGGTCGGGCACTTGCTGGAAATCAAACTCAAGGAATTCGGCGTCGAAGTCGCTGTGGATTCGATCCATCCCGGCCCGGTGATTACCCGTTACGAGATTCAGCCTGCAGCTGGGGTCAAGGTCAGCCGCATCGCCAACCTGGCCAAGGACCTGGCGCGTTCGCTGGCAGTGACCAGCGTGCGGGTGGTAGAGGTGATTCCGGGCAAGACTACAGTCGGCATCGAGATTCCCAACGAAGACCGACAGATCGTGCGTTTCTCCGAAGTGCTGTCGACGCCTGAATACGACAACTTCAAATCGCCGGTGACCCTGGCACTCGGTCACGATATCGGTGGCAAACCGGTCATCACTGACCTGGCGAAGATGCCGCACCTGCTGGTTGCCGGTACCACCGGTTCCGGTAAGTCCGTGGGCGTGAACGCAATGATCCTGTCGATCCTGTTCAAGTCCGGCCCGGAAGACGCCAAGCTGATCATGATCGACCCGAAGATGCTCGAACTGTCGATCTACGAAGGCATTCCGCACCTGCTGTGCCCGGTTGTGACCGACATGAAAGACGCCGCCAACGCCCTGCGCTGGAGCGTTGCCGAAATGGAGCGTCGCTACAAGCTGATGGCCAAGATGGGCGTGCGTAACCTGTCCGGCTTCAACGCCAAGGTCAAGGAAGCCCAGGATGCCGGTGAGCCGTTGAGCGATCCGCTGTACAAGCGCGAGAGCATCCACGACGAAGCGCCGCTGCTGCAAAAACTGCCAACCATCGTTGTTGTGGTCGACGAATTCGCCGACATGATGATGATCGTCGGCAAGAAGGTTGAAGAGCTGATCGCCCGTATCGCACAGAAGGCCCGTGCCGCGGGCATTCACCTGATCCTTGCGACCCAGCGGCCATCGGTAGACGTGATCACCGGTCTGATCAAGGCCAACATTCCGACCCGTATGGCATTCCAGGTGTCGAGCAAGATCGACTCGCGGACCATTATCGATCAGGGCGGCGCCGAACAACTGCTTGGCCATGGTGACATGCTGTACATGCCGCCAGGCACCAGTCTGCCAATCCGGGTTCACGGCGCGTTCGTGTCCGACGATGAAGTTCACCGTGTGGTCGAAGCGTGGAAACTGCGCGGCGCACCGGAATACAACGACGATATTCTCAACGGTGTCGAAGAGGCCGGCAGCGGTTTTGAAGGCAGCAGCGGTGGCGGCGACGGCGATGATCCGGAAGCCGATGCGTTGTATGACGAAGCCGTACAGTTTGTGCTGGAAAGCCGTCGTGCTTCGATTTCCGCGGTACAGCGCAAGCTGAAAATCGGCTACAACCGCGCAGCCCGAATGATCGAAGCCATGGAAATGGCCGGCGTCGTCACTTCGATGAACACCAACGGTTCTCGCGAAGTCCTTGCTCCGGGCCCGGTTCGCGATTGA
- the aat gene encoding leucyl/phenylalanyl-tRNA--protein transferase: MLTWLQRNSMTFPPLEKAMREPNGLLAAGGDLSADRLIQAYRHGCFPWFSEGQPILWWSPDPRTVLFPDELHVSRSLGKLLRKERYQVTFDQDFEAVIRACAAPRDYADGTWITEAMQDAYIELHRRGFAHSVEVRDQGELVGGLYGLAMGRLFFGESMFSRADNASKYGFATLVRHLKDAGFVLIDCQMPTDHLHSLGARAIPREQFSDYLARHLDQPNHATWVC; this comes from the coding sequence ATGCTGACCTGGTTACAACGCAATTCCATGACCTTCCCTCCATTGGAAAAGGCCATGCGCGAGCCCAACGGATTGCTCGCCGCCGGCGGTGATTTGTCTGCCGATCGTCTGATTCAGGCTTATCGCCATGGCTGCTTTCCGTGGTTTTCCGAAGGCCAGCCGATTCTCTGGTGGTCGCCGGATCCGCGCACCGTGCTGTTTCCCGACGAGCTGCACGTTTCGCGCAGCCTCGGCAAACTGCTGCGCAAGGAACGCTATCAAGTGACCTTCGATCAGGATTTCGAAGCCGTGATTCGCGCCTGCGCCGCGCCCCGGGATTACGCCGATGGCACGTGGATCACCGAGGCCATGCAGGATGCCTACATCGAATTGCATCGTCGCGGCTTCGCCCACTCAGTGGAAGTGCGCGATCAGGGCGAGCTGGTCGGTGGCCTGTATGGCTTGGCGATGGGCCGATTGTTCTTCGGCGAATCGATGTTCAGCCGCGCGGACAATGCCTCCAAATATGGCTTTGCCACACTGGTGCGCCATCTGAAGGACGCCGGTTTCGTGCTGATCGACTGCCAGATGCCCACCGATCATTTGCACAGCCTCGGTGCGCGAGCGATTCCCCGCGAGCAATTTTCCGATTATCTGGCGCGACATCTGGATCAACCCAATCATGCGACCTGGGTTTGCTGA
- a CDS encoding arginyltransferase: MTELARLKFYATQPHSCSYLPEEQATTLFLDPSQPMDVHVYADLSEMGFRRSGDHLYRPHCQNCNACVPARIPVAQFLPNRQQKRIFKRNADLQVRPAKPQFSEEYFDLYQRYIEQRHADGDMYPPSRDQFSTFLVRDLPFSRFYEFRLDGRLLAVAVTDLLPNGLSAVYTFYEPAEERRSLGRFAILWQIAESQRLGLEAVYLGYWIKNCKKMNYKTQYRPIELLINQRWVILN, from the coding sequence ATGACCGAGTTGGCGCGCCTGAAGTTCTATGCCACTCAGCCCCACTCTTGCAGTTATCTGCCCGAGGAGCAGGCCACGACCCTGTTTCTCGATCCGAGCCAGCCCATGGATGTGCATGTCTACGCAGACCTGTCGGAAATGGGTTTTCGTCGCAGCGGCGATCATCTGTACCGCCCGCATTGCCAGAATTGCAACGCGTGCGTGCCTGCGCGCATCCCGGTTGCGCAGTTCCTGCCCAACCGCCAGCAAAAACGCATTTTCAAACGCAACGCCGATTTGCAGGTGCGTCCGGCCAAGCCGCAATTCAGCGAAGAATATTTCGACCTGTACCAGCGCTACATCGAACAACGCCACGCCGACGGCGACATGTACCCGCCGAGCCGCGATCAGTTTTCGACCTTTCTGGTCCGCGATCTGCCCTTCTCGCGCTTTTACGAATTCCGACTCGACGGACGGTTGCTGGCGGTAGCGGTGACCGATTTGCTGCCTAACGGCCTCTCGGCGGTCTACACCTTTTACGAACCGGCCGAAGAACGCCGCAGCCTGGGACGTTTCGCGATCCTCTGGCAAATCGCCGAGAGCCAGCGCCTGGGGCTTGAGGCGGTCTACCTCGGATACTGGATCAAGAACTGCAAAAAGATGAACTACAAGACCCAATATCGCCCGATCGAACTGCTGATCAACCAGCGCTGGGTCATCCTCAACTAA